A stretch of the Comamonas testosteroni TK102 genome encodes the following:
- a CDS encoding methyl-accepting chemotaxis protein, with product MQKRILPDKKNHVRVRNSGLLWLGLPWLLAGPVLPVLGLSATLQLGWLSLWALGVLLWLGALHKRWQQQWQDMQLALEKVAQGDLSMSAGAKPGHGPEASSLTGSMVHALSAMVADVRSNAALVAQAGQSMVKDHQALSERTETQASNLAQTVVSVEQLTAAVQHNAEVSKAAHGRADGVRSAADQGARAMQHAVQSVELIERNAGRMREIIGVIDGIAFQTNILALNAAVEAARAGEQGRGFAVVASEVRTLAQRSAEAAKEIRQLIGETVQQVGRSTQLLRGAVEEIQGVTRAVHDVVSHMGELSDSASSQSTGLQEISNAVHQIDEITQHNAQMVSQALQQAQELQLRAQHLSDAVSRFRLQQGTAEEAVALVNATMRQARSSSSVASLLQVVSDPAQPFHDRDMYVFALSSEGEYRAFGGNPAKVGLRVQDVPGIDGDRLMADIMAQAELRPGWVEYDYINPSNQQVQTKMSYVCKHAGLYWGCGVYKSLVGA from the coding sequence ATGCAAAAGCGCATCTTGCCCGACAAAAAAAACCACGTACGAGTGAGGAATTCCGGATTGCTGTGGCTGGGGCTGCCATGGCTGCTCGCCGGGCCTGTTTTGCCCGTGCTGGGGCTCAGCGCAACTTTGCAGCTGGGCTGGTTGTCATTGTGGGCCCTGGGAGTGCTGCTGTGGCTAGGCGCTCTTCACAAACGCTGGCAGCAGCAGTGGCAGGACATGCAGCTGGCGCTGGAAAAGGTCGCCCAAGGAGACCTGAGCATGAGCGCTGGCGCTAAGCCCGGCCATGGACCGGAGGCATCAAGCCTCACCGGGTCCATGGTGCATGCGCTGTCGGCCATGGTGGCCGATGTCCGCAGCAACGCGGCCCTGGTGGCCCAGGCCGGGCAGAGTATGGTCAAGGACCATCAGGCCCTGTCCGAGCGTACCGAGACGCAGGCAAGCAATCTGGCGCAGACCGTGGTCAGTGTCGAGCAGCTCACGGCGGCGGTTCAGCACAATGCCGAGGTGAGCAAGGCGGCCCATGGCCGCGCCGACGGAGTGCGCTCGGCTGCCGACCAGGGGGCCCGAGCCATGCAGCATGCGGTGCAGTCGGTGGAACTGATCGAGCGCAATGCAGGGCGCATGCGGGAAATCATCGGGGTGATCGACGGTATTGCCTTTCAGACCAATATTCTCGCGCTCAACGCGGCGGTGGAAGCCGCCAGGGCCGGCGAGCAGGGGCGCGGTTTTGCCGTGGTGGCCAGTGAGGTGCGTACGCTGGCCCAGCGCAGCGCCGAGGCAGCCAAGGAGATTCGGCAACTGATAGGCGAAACCGTGCAGCAGGTCGGCCGGAGCACGCAGCTGCTGCGCGGCGCAGTCGAGGAAATCCAGGGTGTGACGCGGGCCGTCCACGACGTGGTGAGTCATATGGGGGAGCTCTCGGACTCGGCCAGCAGCCAGAGCACAGGGCTTCAGGAAATCAGCAATGCCGTGCACCAGATCGATGAAATCACCCAGCACAACGCCCAGATGGTGAGCCAGGCGTTGCAGCAGGCGCAGGAGTTGCAGCTGCGTGCCCAGCATCTGTCGGACGCAGTGTCGCGCTTCAGGTTGCAGCAGGGCACGGCCGAGGAGGCCGTGGCGCTGGTGAATGCGACCATGCGGCAAGCCAGAAGCTCCTCGAGTGTCGCCAGCCTGCTGCAGGTCGTCTCCGATCCTGCGCAGCCGTTTCACGACCGCGATATGTATGTGTTTGCCCTGTCCTCCGAAGGGGAGTACCGGGCCTTCGGCGGCAATCCGGCCAAAGTGGGTCTGCGTGTGCAGGACGTACCCGGTATCGACGGCGACCGCCTGATGGCCGATATCATGGCCCAGGCCGAACTTCGCCCGGGCTGGGTGGAATACGACTACATCAACCCCAGCAATCAGCAGGTGCAGACCAAGATGTCCTATGTCTGCAAGCACGCAGGCCTTTACTGGGGTTGTGGCGTCTACAAGAGCCTGGTCGGCGCCTAG
- the dapC gene encoding succinyldiaminopimelate transaminase, which produces MNPLLSRLQPYPFERLRQLFASAQPPEGLRPISLGIGEPRHATPAFIEKALSSELQGLSVYPATAGLPALRQACAQWANRRYGIELDAATQVLPINGSREALFAFTQVVVDSTRTGARVICPNPFYQIYEGATLLAGATPYYAASDAARNFAVNWDAVPEEVWQNTQMIFVCSPGNPTGAVMPLGEWEKLFALSDKHGFVIASDECYSEIYFQEEAPLGGLEAAQKLGRHDFKNLVMFTSLSKRSNVPGLRSGFVAGDAALLKSFLLYRTYHGGAMSPVVQTASVAAWGDEAHVQENRRLYREKFAQVTPVLPKVMDVKLPDASFYLWAGIPPELGMDDAQFAKELYIHTGVTVLPGSYLAREAHGFNPGANRIRMALVAETAECLEAAQRIAQFIESRTR; this is translated from the coding sequence ATGAATCCCCTGCTCTCGCGCTTACAGCCTTATCCGTTTGAACGTCTTCGCCAACTGTTTGCCTCTGCTCAACCGCCTGAGGGCCTGCGCCCCATCAGTCTGGGCATTGGAGAGCCGCGTCATGCCACGCCAGCGTTCATTGAAAAAGCACTGAGCAGCGAACTGCAGGGTCTGTCCGTCTACCCTGCCACCGCCGGTCTGCCGGCCTTGCGCCAGGCCTGCGCCCAATGGGCCAACCGACGCTATGGCATCGAACTGGATGCCGCGACCCAGGTTCTGCCCATCAATGGCTCGCGTGAAGCCCTGTTTGCCTTCACCCAAGTGGTGGTGGACAGCACCCGGACCGGTGCGCGCGTAATCTGCCCCAACCCCTTCTACCAAATCTACGAAGGTGCGACGCTGCTGGCTGGGGCTACCCCGTATTACGCCGCCAGCGATGCCGCGCGCAACTTCGCCGTGAACTGGGACGCCGTGCCCGAGGAGGTATGGCAGAACACGCAGATGATTTTTGTCTGCTCGCCCGGCAATCCCACCGGCGCCGTGATGCCGCTGGGCGAATGGGAAAAGCTGTTTGCGCTGTCCGACAAGCACGGCTTTGTGATTGCCAGCGACGAGTGCTACAGCGAGATCTACTTCCAGGAAGAAGCTCCGCTGGGCGGTCTGGAAGCCGCTCAGAAGCTGGGACGCCATGATTTCAAGAATCTGGTGATGTTCACCAGCCTGTCCAAGCGCAGCAATGTGCCAGGATTGCGTAGCGGCTTTGTGGCGGGCGATGCGGCCCTGCTCAAGTCCTTCCTGCTCTACCGAACCTATCACGGCGGTGCCATGAGCCCTGTGGTGCAGACGGCATCGGTCGCTGCCTGGGGCGACGAAGCCCATGTGCAGGAAAATCGCCGCCTGTACCGCGAGAAGTTTGCCCAGGTCACGCCCGTGCTGCCCAAGGTCATGGATGTCAAGCTGCCCGATGCCAGCTTCTACCTCTGGGCCGGCATTCCGCCGGAATTGGGCATGGATGATGCACAATTCGCCAAAGAGCTGTATATTCATACAGGCGTGACGGTTTTGCCGGGAAGCTATCTGGCACGCGAGGCCCATGGATTCAACCCCGGAGCCAACCGCATCCGAATGGCTCTGGTGGCCGAAACGGCAGAATGCCTTGAAGCAGCTCAGCGTATTGCCCAGTTCATCGAGTCCCGCACACGCTGA
- the dapD gene encoding 2,3,4,5-tetrahydropyridine-2,6-dicarboxylate N-succinyltransferase: MTQQLQSIIDNAWDNRANISPSAAPKEVVDAVEHVIAELNDGKLRVATREGVGQWTVHQWIKKAVLLSFRLKDNALINGGALNFFDKVPTKFEGMSEAEIAATGVRVVPPAVARRGSFIAKGAILMPSYVNIGAYVDEGTMVDTWATVGSCAQVGKNVHLSGGVGLGGVLEPLQANPTIIEDNCFIGARSEVVEGVIVEENSVLGMGVYIGQSTPLFNRETGEITYGRVPSGSVVVSGNIPKQTKDGKDYSMYAAIIVKRVDAQTRSKTSINDLLRD; encoded by the coding sequence ATGACGCAACAACTGCAATCCATCATCGACAACGCCTGGGACAACCGTGCCAATATCTCGCCTTCCGCCGCCCCCAAGGAAGTGGTGGATGCCGTGGAGCACGTGATTGCCGAGCTCAACGACGGCAAGCTGCGCGTGGCCACCCGCGAAGGTGTGGGCCAGTGGACGGTGCACCAGTGGATCAAGAAGGCCGTGCTGCTGTCCTTCCGTCTCAAGGACAATGCACTGATCAACGGCGGTGCCCTGAACTTCTTCGACAAGGTGCCCACCAAGTTCGAAGGCATGAGCGAAGCCGAGATCGCCGCCACCGGCGTGCGCGTGGTGCCTCCTGCCGTGGCCCGTCGCGGCTCCTTCATCGCCAAGGGCGCCATCCTGATGCCTTCCTATGTGAACATCGGCGCCTATGTGGACGAAGGCACCATGGTCGACACCTGGGCCACCGTGGGCTCCTGCGCCCAAGTGGGCAAGAACGTGCACCTGTCCGGTGGCGTGGGCCTGGGCGGCGTGCTCGAGCCCCTGCAAGCGAACCCCACCATCATTGAAGACAACTGCTTCATCGGCGCCCGCTCCGAAGTGGTCGAAGGCGTGATCGTGGAAGAGAATTCCGTTCTGGGCATGGGCGTGTACATCGGCCAGTCCACCCCTCTGTTCAACCGCGAAACCGGCGAAATCACCTACGGCCGCGTGCCCAGCGGCTCGGTGGTGGTCAGCGGCAACATTCCAAAGCAGACCAAGGACGGCAAGGACTACTCCATGTATGCCGCCATCATCGTCAAGCGTGTGGATGCACAGACCCGCTCCAAGACCAGCATCAACGACCTGCTGCGCGACTGA
- a CDS encoding PilT/PilU family type 4a pilus ATPase, translated as MSTMEKILRLMSEKKASDVYLSARAPALIKINGICIPINNQELPVEAPLALLSEVVKPEAIEELKQTGELNMAIPMSGIGRFRISAMRQRGSYAVVVRFISYQIPSRNELNLPAIVSELVMEKRGLVLVVGATGSGKSTTLATMIEERNEKLTGHILTVEDPIEFQFRNKKSIVNQREVGTDTSTLATALKNALRQAPDVILIGEIRDRETMSAALAYAQSGHLCLATLHANNSYHTLNRILSFFPEEVRPSMLGELAASLKAVISQRLVRTVDGTRVPAVEVMLNTKLISDMIVKGDFGGVKEAMEKSMAEGSQTFEEALAALVRSGTIERNEALAYADSPTNLMWRMDNDVSHAATAVKAPAITDVILPGDDDMPSFTEITLDVRTA; from the coding sequence ATGAGCACCATGGAAAAAATTCTGCGTCTGATGTCCGAGAAAAAGGCATCGGACGTGTATCTCTCCGCCCGGGCACCCGCGCTGATCAAGATCAACGGCATCTGCATCCCCATCAACAATCAGGAGCTGCCGGTCGAAGCTCCCCTGGCCTTGCTTTCCGAAGTCGTCAAGCCCGAAGCCATCGAAGAGCTCAAGCAGACTGGCGAGCTGAACATGGCGATTCCCATGAGCGGCATCGGCCGTTTTCGTATCAGCGCCATGCGACAGCGTGGCTCCTATGCGGTGGTCGTACGCTTTATCTCGTATCAGATTCCGTCGCGCAATGAACTGAATCTGCCTGCCATCGTCAGCGAACTGGTCATGGAAAAACGCGGCCTGGTGCTGGTGGTCGGCGCAACGGGCTCGGGCAAGAGCACGACGCTGGCGACCATGATCGAAGAACGCAACGAAAAGCTCACCGGCCATATCCTGACGGTGGAAGACCCCATCGAATTCCAGTTCCGCAACAAGAAATCGATTGTCAACCAGCGTGAGGTCGGCACCGATACCAGCACACTGGCGACCGCACTCAAGAATGCGCTGCGGCAGGCCCCCGATGTCATTTTGATCGGCGAAATCCGCGACCGCGAAACCATGTCGGCCGCGCTGGCCTATGCCCAGTCCGGTCACCTGTGCCTGGCCACCCTGCACGCCAACAACAGCTATCACACGCTCAACCGCATCCTGTCCTTTTTCCCCGAGGAAGTGCGGCCCAGCATGCTGGGCGAGCTGGCAGCCTCGCTCAAGGCAGTGATCTCCCAACGCCTGGTCCGCACCGTCGACGGCACGCGCGTGCCGGCCGTGGAGGTGATGCTCAACACCAAGCTCATCAGCGACATGATCGTCAAGGGCGACTTCGGCGGCGTCAAGGAGGCCATGGAAAAATCCATGGCCGAAGGCTCTCAGACCTTTGAGGAAGCACTGGCTGCGCTGGTGCGCAGTGGCACAATTGAGCGCAACGAAGCGCTGGCCTATGCCGACTCGCCCACGAATCTGATGTGGCGTATGGATAATGACGTCAGCCATGCGGCCACTGCTGTCAAAGCTCCGGCCATCACCGATGTGATCCTGCCCGGCGACGACGATATGCCGTCCTTCACGGAAATCACCCTGGATGTCAGAACCGCCTGA
- the dapE gene encoding succinyl-diaminopimelate desuccinylase, with protein sequence MSRTLQLTEQLISLPSVTPEDAGCLELLAAALMPMGFACERLDSGPADFRVQNLWAKRSPALSQSTQGAINPDRSVLVFAGHTDVVPPGPLKEWTSPPFVPMHRDGKLYGRGASDMKTSIAAFVVALEEFLQATPEPAFDIALLLTSDEEGPSVDGTKVVVEQLRQRGERLDWCIVGEPTSVKQTGDMIKNGRRGTMSGKLTVNGVQGHIAYPQLARNPIHEALPALAELAATVWDQGNAFFPPTSWQISNIHGGTGASNVIPGHVVIDFNFRFCTESSSDSLQKRVHEILDRHGVEYSLIWTVGGQPFLTTPGTLVQAVQTAIKDETGLDTELSTTGGTSDGRFIAQICPQVIEMGPPNASIHKIDEHIAVADIEPLKNIYRKTLEQLQRQQTATQTA encoded by the coding sequence ATGTCCCGGACCCTGCAACTGACCGAGCAGCTCATCAGCCTGCCCTCCGTCACTCCCGAAGATGCTGGCTGCCTTGAGCTGCTCGCCGCTGCCCTGATGCCCATGGGCTTTGCCTGCGAGCGGCTGGATAGCGGCCCCGCCGACTTCCGCGTACAGAATCTGTGGGCAAAACGCTCTCCAGCGCTTTCTCAGTCTACGCAAGGCGCTATCAATCCAGATAGATCTGTGCTGGTCTTTGCCGGCCATACCGATGTGGTGCCACCCGGTCCGCTCAAGGAATGGACCAGCCCGCCTTTTGTGCCCATGCACCGCGACGGCAAGCTCTATGGCCGTGGGGCCAGCGATATGAAGACCTCCATCGCGGCCTTTGTCGTGGCGCTGGAAGAGTTTCTGCAGGCCACGCCCGAGCCCGCCTTTGACATTGCGCTGCTGCTGACCAGCGACGAGGAAGGCCCCTCGGTCGACGGCACCAAGGTCGTGGTCGAGCAGCTACGCCAACGCGGCGAACGCCTGGACTGGTGCATTGTGGGCGAGCCCACCTCGGTCAAACAGACCGGCGACATGATCAAGAACGGCCGCCGCGGCACCATGAGCGGCAAGCTCACCGTCAACGGCGTACAAGGCCATATCGCCTATCCGCAGCTGGCACGCAATCCCATTCACGAGGCCCTGCCTGCACTTGCCGAGCTCGCCGCCACGGTCTGGGACCAGGGCAATGCCTTCTTCCCGCCCACCAGCTGGCAGATCAGCAATATCCATGGCGGCACGGGCGCCAGCAACGTCATTCCCGGCCACGTGGTGATCGACTTCAATTTCCGTTTCTGCACCGAGTCCAGTTCCGACTCCCTGCAAAAGCGCGTGCATGAAATCCTGGACCGTCACGGGGTCGAATACTCGCTGATCTGGACTGTGGGCGGCCAGCCCTTTTTGACCACGCCGGGCACGCTGGTGCAGGCCGTGCAGACCGCCATCAAGGATGAAACCGGACTGGATACCGAGCTGTCCACCACCGGCGGCACCAGCGATGGTCGCTTCATCGCCCAGATCTGCCCCCAGGTCATCGAGATGGGCCCGCCCAATGCCAGCATCCACAAGATCGACGAACACATTGCCGTGGCCGATATCGAGCCGCTGAAGAACATTTACCGCAAGACGCTGGAGCAACTCCAGCGCCAGCAGACCGCAACCCAGACCGCATGA
- the prmB gene encoding 50S ribosomal protein L3 N(5)-glutamine methyltransferase has translation MSTTSTTLISGNTVAELIASGTRALTAAGVAFGHGTATAEDEAAWLVLWKLGLPLDSELTPGAPESVANQPVSLDIQAQTAKLFDERIRSRKPAAYLTNEAWLVGVPFYIDERSIVPRSFIAELLADGSIDGWLSDKTVQVLDLCTGNGSLACLAAMAYPEVRVTGADISTDALAVARINVDKHGLQDRVTLLESNGMSQVPGPWDLVLCNPPYVNSDSMGKLPAEYQAEPELALAGGTDGMDFIRQLLEDLPARLNKDAVVVLEIGNEKPYFEAAFPDLPVFWLDTSSGDEQVLLITEEALRHWSDNALSS, from the coding sequence ATGAGCACTACCAGTACAACCCTGATCTCCGGCAACACCGTTGCCGAACTGATTGCCAGCGGCACCCGGGCGCTCACCGCTGCCGGCGTGGCTTTTGGTCATGGTACGGCCACGGCCGAAGACGAAGCGGCCTGGCTGGTGCTCTGGAAGCTGGGCCTGCCCCTGGACAGCGAGCTCACTCCAGGCGCTCCGGAATCTGTCGCAAATCAGCCTGTTTCCCTTGATATACAAGCGCAGACAGCTAAGCTTTTTGATGAGCGTATCCGCAGCCGCAAGCCCGCCGCCTATTTGACGAACGAAGCCTGGCTGGTAGGGGTACCCTTCTACATCGACGAGCGCTCCATCGTGCCGCGCAGCTTCATCGCCGAGCTGCTGGCCGACGGCAGCATCGACGGCTGGCTGTCCGACAAGACCGTTCAGGTGCTGGATCTGTGCACCGGCAACGGCTCCCTGGCCTGCCTGGCCGCCATGGCTTATCCCGAAGTCCGGGTGACCGGAGCCGATATCTCTACCGATGCCCTGGCCGTCGCACGTATCAATGTGGACAAGCATGGGCTGCAGGATCGCGTGACACTGCTGGAGAGCAATGGCATGAGCCAGGTGCCCGGCCCCTGGGATCTGGTGCTGTGCAACCCACCCTATGTGAATTCGGACAGCATGGGCAAGCTGCCCGCCGAGTACCAGGCCGAACCCGAGCTGGCCCTGGCCGGCGGCACCGACGGCATGGACTTCATCCGCCAGCTGCTAGAGGATCTGCCTGCGCGCCTGAACAAGGATGCCGTGGTGGTGCTGGAAATCGGCAATGAAAAGCCGTACTTCGAGGCCGCCTTCCCTGATCTTCCCGTGTTCTGGCTCGACACCAGCTCGGGTGACGAGCAGGTGCTGCTGATTACCGAAGAGGCCCTGCGCCACTGGTCCGACAACGCGCTATCCTCATAA
- a CDS encoding ferritin-like domain-containing protein, with product MQQNVSLSSPSNTPSRNGSAHWRIEDIDFSAIDRRAIEHNQDLFFLLMSASFIETGSDTYAANLAEHYAAWPEIAVWLKDQWEFEELQHGRALRAYVETVWPEFPWQQAYDSFFAEYSQLCTMEELYPDPRLEMVARCVVETGTTAYYHTLRELSDEPVLSELLGNVRNDEVNHFKHFLKYFKELQQQSPVGRARIAKALYGRLKELRESDSDIALRHVWAHKGRYFADGSTRFEDMAQRIYELVSRRLPADLAVRMLLKPMLLPTRVEGLIRTPISKLATRIMAY from the coding sequence ATGCAGCAAAACGTGTCCCTCTCTTCACCTTCAAACACTCCGAGCAGAAACGGCTCTGCCCACTGGCGCATTGAAGACATTGACTTCTCTGCCATCGATCGCCGCGCCATAGAGCACAACCAGGATCTTTTCTTTCTGCTGATGAGCGCCTCGTTCATCGAAACCGGCTCGGATACTTACGCGGCCAACCTCGCGGAGCATTACGCGGCCTGGCCCGAAATCGCGGTCTGGCTCAAGGATCAATGGGAGTTCGAGGAACTGCAACACGGGCGCGCGCTGCGGGCCTATGTGGAGACCGTATGGCCGGAGTTTCCCTGGCAGCAAGCCTACGACAGCTTTTTCGCTGAATATTCGCAGCTGTGCACCATGGAGGAGCTCTACCCCGACCCGCGGCTGGAGATGGTGGCGCGCTGCGTGGTGGAGACCGGCACCACGGCCTACTATCACACCTTGCGCGAGCTCAGCGACGAGCCGGTACTCAGCGAGTTGCTGGGCAATGTCCGCAATGACGAGGTCAACCACTTCAAGCACTTCCTCAAGTATTTCAAGGAGCTGCAGCAGCAGTCGCCCGTGGGCCGTGCGCGCATTGCCAAGGCCCTTTACGGCCGCCTCAAGGAGCTGCGCGAGAGCGATTCGGATATCGCGCTGCGCCATGTCTGGGCGCACAAGGGCCGCTATTTCGCCGATGGCAGCACGCGCTTCGAGGACATGGCCCAGCGCATCTACGAGCTGGTCAGCCGCCGTCTGCCTGCCGACCTGGCCGTGCGCATGTTGCTCAAACCCATGTTGTTGCCGACCAGGGTCGAGGGACTGATACGCACGCCGATCTCGAAGCTGGCCACACGCATCATGGCGTATTGA
- a CDS encoding LysR family transcriptional regulator, producing the protein MDLRGLRYFITVLEAGSISRAAHSLYVAQPALTAQIKKLESELGIQLLERTHAGVTATPAGSRLYEDARRLLSDADAMCERLQRLPMGPEGSVSIAMPFLLTGLLMGPVIAGLRQSHPRIRVFVLDDSSLMVQKAMLERRADLGVLVDTASLQGLQVQPMATEPIYFCGHDALGKVAPLLYRHSTAENTPCLDFAHAAAQPLVLQSRRFSIRQTVEQAASDLQLGLNIVHEHDSARVIRSLYQCGGGFTFSPACSVAENPLPQNAGSAWIVARVCNPDLQRRYYLARQPGRTHDAAVQVVQDAVLRQVEAMIGEGRWPAHWDYAEA; encoded by the coding sequence ATGGATCTTCGCGGGCTTCGCTATTTCATCACCGTGCTGGAGGCTGGCTCGATCTCGCGGGCTGCCCATTCCCTCTATGTGGCCCAGCCGGCACTGACCGCGCAGATCAAGAAGCTGGAGTCCGAGCTCGGCATCCAGTTGCTGGAGCGGACCCACGCGGGAGTCACGGCCACGCCAGCGGGCAGCCGGCTGTACGAGGATGCCCGCCGCCTGCTCTCCGATGCCGACGCCATGTGCGAACGCCTGCAGCGCCTGCCCATGGGGCCGGAAGGCTCGGTCAGCATTGCCATGCCGTTCCTGCTGACCGGACTTCTCATGGGACCGGTGATTGCCGGTCTTCGCCAGAGCCACCCGCGAATACGGGTGTTTGTGCTCGACGACTCCAGCCTGATGGTGCAAAAAGCCATGCTGGAGCGTCGTGCCGATCTGGGCGTTCTGGTGGACACAGCCAGTCTGCAGGGCCTGCAGGTGCAGCCCATGGCCACCGAGCCCATCTATTTCTGCGGCCATGACGCACTGGGCAAGGTCGCACCCCTGCTCTATCGACACAGCACCGCAGAAAACACTCCCTGCCTGGACTTTGCCCATGCTGCGGCACAGCCACTGGTGTTGCAGTCACGGCGCTTTTCCATACGCCAGACGGTGGAGCAAGCCGCCAGCGATCTGCAGCTCGGTCTAAACATCGTGCACGAGCATGACTCTGCCCGTGTCATTCGATCGCTCTATCAATGCGGCGGGGGCTTTACCTTCAGCCCCGCCTGCTCGGTGGCAGAGAACCCCCTTCCCCAGAACGCCGGCAGCGCCTGGATCGTGGCCAGAGTCTGCAACCCCGACCTGCAACGACGCTACTATCTGGCACGCCAGCCCGGACGCACCCACGACGCTGCGGTACAGGTGGTTCAGGACGCCGTTCTGCGGCAGGTCGAGGCCATGATCGGCGAGGGCCGCTGGCCAGCCCACTGGGACTACGCTGAGGCATAA
- a CDS encoding class I adenylate-forming enzyme family protein has protein sequence MPGVPTAPVPGAPISNVGALVARCCRLYADHLAVTSASKSLSYTALEQRSNRLANALLAQGLQRGDRVGIYLPNCTEIVEIELACYKAGLVKAPFNARLSPREVIEIADNSDAALIVTTAERAESFRAQLRKPQVRLILLGDNENNSYERLLERASDQFSSVSVHEHEVAVLHYTSGSSGTLKAAMQTFGNRLAQLRKFLMRGEGMQPGHTLGLVGPVTHASGMQLMPALCTGATIHLFSSFEPARFLQDMRSLRVTHTFMVPTMINMLLAETAGRYRPLPDLLRLGYGAAPMAPTRILQAMDVFGPVLSQGYGAGETTSGVCALTVQDHLYARAARPELLSSCGRPFLESCVEVVDDEGRPLPQGEVGEIVVSGADVFAGYWRAPELTAEVLKNGRYHTGDLARVDEHGFVYIVDRKKDMVISGGFNVYPSEVEAVLHEHAAVQDACVFAIPDDKWGEAVAAHIVLKQGQTPGDTGINEAIDRFCADRLGGFKRPRHIEFVQQLPKNPNGKVMRKTVQAPYWANHIRKVN, from the coding sequence ATGCCCGGCGTCCCTACCGCCCCTGTGCCGGGCGCTCCTATATCCAATGTCGGTGCACTCGTTGCGCGCTGCTGCCGTCTGTATGCCGACCACCTCGCGGTGACCAGCGCCAGCAAAAGCCTCAGCTATACCGCGCTGGAGCAGCGCAGCAACCGCCTGGCCAATGCCTTGCTGGCTCAGGGTCTGCAGCGTGGCGACCGCGTGGGCATCTACCTGCCCAACTGCACCGAAATCGTCGAAATCGAGCTGGCCTGCTACAAGGCCGGTCTGGTCAAGGCACCGTTCAACGCCCGCCTGTCGCCCCGTGAAGTGATCGAGATAGCCGACAACAGCGATGCAGCCCTCATCGTCACCACGGCGGAACGTGCCGAGAGCTTTCGCGCCCAGCTACGCAAGCCGCAGGTTCGGCTGATACTGTTGGGTGACAATGAAAATAATAGCTATGAGCGCTTGCTGGAAAGGGCTTCAGACCAATTTTCATCGGTATCCGTGCATGAACACGAAGTGGCCGTGCTGCACTACACCTCTGGCTCTTCGGGCACGCTCAAGGCCGCCATGCAGACCTTCGGCAACCGCCTGGCCCAGCTGCGCAAGTTCCTGATGCGCGGCGAAGGGATGCAGCCTGGTCATACCCTGGGTCTGGTAGGCCCTGTCACCCATGCCTCGGGCATGCAGCTGATGCCGGCCCTGTGCACAGGCGCCACCATCCACCTTTTCAGCAGCTTCGAGCCTGCGCGCTTTCTGCAGGACATGCGCAGCCTGCGCGTGACCCACACATTCATGGTGCCGACCATGATCAATATGCTGCTGGCAGAGACCGCAGGCCGATACCGTCCCCTGCCCGATCTGCTGCGCCTGGGCTACGGCGCCGCCCCCATGGCACCGACTCGCATTCTGCAGGCCATGGATGTATTCGGGCCCGTGCTCAGCCAGGGCTACGGCGCGGGAGAAACCACCTCGGGCGTCTGCGCACTTACCGTGCAAGACCATCTTTATGCCCGCGCCGCCAGGCCCGAGCTGCTGTCCTCCTGCGGGCGGCCTTTTCTCGAGTCCTGCGTGGAAGTGGTGGATGACGAAGGCCGGCCGCTACCCCAGGGTGAGGTGGGAGAGATCGTGGTCAGCGGGGCCGACGTGTTTGCCGGCTACTGGCGTGCCCCCGAACTGACAGCCGAGGTGCTCAAGAACGGCCGCTATCACACCGGCGACCTGGCACGTGTGGACGAACATGGCTTTGTCTACATCGTGGATCGCAAGAAAGACATGGTGATTTCGGGCGGCTTCAATGTCTATCCGTCCGAAGTGGAGGCCGTGCTCCATGAACATGCGGCGGTGCAAGACGCCTGTGTGTTTGCCATACCCGACGACAAATGGGGTGAAGCCGTGGCTGCCCACATCGTGCTCAAGCAGGGGCAGACACCCGGTGACACGGGAATCAACGAGGCCATCGACCGCTTCTGCGCCGATCGCCTGGGCGGTTTCAAGCGCCCGCGCCATATCGAGTTTGTGCAGCAGCTGCCCAAGAACCCGAATGGCAAGGTCATGCGCAAGACCGTACAAGCGCCCTACTGGGCCAACCACATCCGAAAGGTGAACTGA